A genomic region of Streptomyces rimosus contains the following coding sequences:
- a CDS encoding aminoglycoside phosphotransferase family protein, with protein sequence MSPGQTPPGPHPVDDGLVRRLVAGQFPRWAELPVRRFPSGGTVNAMFRLGDDMAVRLPLTRGGAADVSLEQEWLPRLAPRLPVAVPEALAAGEPAEGYPWPWSVYRWLAGENPVAGALDEPVFLAEDLAGFVAAMRGVALPGAPAAYRGGPLAALDAPTRAAIEELRGIPEEGVDCDAVTAVWEDAVRAPAWDGPPVWLHADLMPGNLLVGGGRLTAVIDFGCTGAGDPACDLFPAWNLLPAGAREVFREALGVDDATWARGRARTLSQALIALPYYRETNPAMAGNARHVIRAVLEER encoded by the coding sequence ATGAGCCCAGGGCAGACGCCTCCCGGTCCGCACCCCGTCGACGACGGCCTCGTACGGCGGCTGGTCGCCGGGCAGTTCCCGCGATGGGCGGAGCTGCCGGTGCGGCGGTTCCCATCCGGAGGCACGGTCAACGCGATGTTCCGGCTGGGGGACGACATGGCCGTACGGCTGCCGCTGACGCGGGGCGGCGCCGCGGACGTATCGCTGGAACAGGAGTGGCTGCCCCGCCTCGCGCCCCGGCTGCCGGTGGCCGTCCCCGAGGCGCTCGCCGCCGGGGAGCCCGCCGAGGGATATCCGTGGCCGTGGTCGGTGTACCGCTGGCTGGCCGGGGAGAACCCGGTCGCTGGGGCGCTGGACGAACCCGTGTTCCTGGCCGAGGACCTGGCCGGATTCGTGGCGGCGATGCGGGGCGTCGCGCTGCCCGGGGCCCCGGCGGCTTACCGCGGCGGGCCGCTCGCCGCGCTCGACGCGCCGACGCGGGCGGCGATCGAGGAGCTGCGCGGAATCCCGGAGGAGGGCGTCGACTGCGATGCAGTGACCGCCGTGTGGGAGGACGCGGTGCGGGCCCCGGCCTGGGACGGCCCACCGGTGTGGCTGCACGCCGATCTGATGCCGGGCAATCTGCTGGTGGGCGGCGGCAGGCTGACCGCGGTGATCGACTTCGGGTGTACGGGGGCGGGCGATCCGGCCTGCGATCTGTTCCCGGCGTGGAACCTGCTGCCGGCCGGGGCACGGGAGGTCTTCCGCGAGGCGCTGGGCGTGGACGACGCGACGTGGGCGCGCGGCCGGGCCCGTACGCTCTCGCAGGCGCTGATCGCGCTGCCGTACTACCGGGAGACGAACCCGGCGATGGCGGGCAACGCCCGGCATGTGATCCGGGCGGTGCTGGAGGAGCGCTGA
- a CDS encoding glycoside hydrolase family 19 protein, whose product MLKQRVAAVLSAASCVTALSAAAPHAVAAPVSGAAASVASCNFTIWTAGKPYVTGNIVKYTNGQYYRATHDNPGYDPVISTWYWEPYNCGGGTNPSGDFVVSEAQFNQMFPNRNRFYTYNGLKAALSAYPGFTKTGNDTIKKREAAAFLANVGHETGGLVHIVEQDTNNYPHYCDPNRPYGCPAGQAAYYGRGPIQLSWNYNYKAAGDALGIDLLHNPNLVQNDAAVAWKTGIWYWMTQRGPGSMTPHDAIVNDRGFGETIRSINGSMECNGANPGQVQSRINSYQKFTQILGTSTGGNLSC is encoded by the coding sequence TTGCTGAAACAGCGTGTCGCCGCCGTGCTCTCGGCCGCCTCCTGCGTCACCGCTCTGTCCGCCGCCGCCCCGCACGCCGTCGCCGCGCCCGTCTCCGGGGCCGCGGCGTCCGTCGCGAGCTGCAACTTCACCATCTGGACGGCCGGTAAGCCGTATGTCACCGGCAACATCGTGAAGTACACGAACGGCCAGTACTACCGGGCCACGCACGACAACCCGGGTTACGACCCGGTCATCAGCACCTGGTACTGGGAGCCGTACAACTGCGGCGGCGGGACCAACCCGTCCGGCGACTTCGTGGTGAGCGAGGCGCAGTTCAACCAGATGTTCCCGAACAGAAACCGGTTCTACACGTACAACGGGCTGAAGGCGGCCCTGAGCGCGTACCCCGGCTTCACCAAGACCGGGAACGACACGATCAAGAAGCGGGAGGCCGCCGCCTTCCTGGCCAACGTCGGCCATGAGACGGGCGGTCTGGTCCACATCGTGGAGCAGGACACGAACAATTACCCGCACTACTGTGACCCGAACCGGCCGTACGGCTGTCCCGCCGGACAGGCGGCCTACTACGGGCGCGGGCCGATCCAGCTGAGCTGGAACTACAACTACAAGGCGGCGGGTGACGCGCTCGGCATCGACCTGCTGCACAACCCGAACCTGGTGCAGAACGACGCGGCCGTGGCCTGGAAGACGGGCATCTGGTACTGGATGACGCAGCGCGGCCCGGGCTCGATGACGCCGCACGACGCGATCGTCAACGACCGCGGCTTCGGCGAGACCATCCGCAGCATCAACGGCTCCATGGAGTGCAACGGCGCCAACCCCGGTCAGGTACAGAGCCGGATCAACTCCTACCAGAAGTTCACCCAGATCCTGGGCACGAGCACCGGCGGCAACCTGAGCTGCTGA